The following proteins are co-located in the Rhea pennata isolate bPtePen1 chromosome 2, bPtePen1.pri, whole genome shotgun sequence genome:
- the ALDH5A1 gene encoding succinate-semialdehyde dehydrogenase, mitochondrial produces the protein MATLVPCRSAARRLPFLPPPVLAAARRGSSALPAALLRRGGLVDGRWVEAAAAFPVRDPASGAELGQVADCGVAEARAAVRAAHGAGAAWSRLPAKERSALLRKWYDLMIESKDDLAKIITAENGKPLKEAQGEVLYSASFLEWFAEEARRVYGDVIPASAKDRRILALKQPVGVAAIITPWNFPSAMITRKVGAALAAGCTVVVKPAEDTPLSALALGELANQAGIPAGVYNVVPCSREQTPAVGEVLCTDPLVAKISFTGSTATGKILLKHAAGTVKRVSMELGGHAPFIVFNSANVDRAVAGALASKYRNSGQTCVCTNRFLVQKGIHDKFVEKFAKAIESELRVGNGFDAKTTQGPLINEKAVEKVERHISDAVSQGASIVTGGKRHSLGKNFFEPTLLSNVTTKMLCTQEETFGPLAPVIKFETEEEAIAIANAANVGLAGYFYSQDPAQIWRVAEQLEVGMVGVNEGIISSVESPFGGVKQSGLGREGSKYGIDEYLEIKYVCFGGL, from the exons ATGGCGACTCTGGTGCCCTGCCGgtccgccgcccgccgcctcccgtTCCTGCCGCCCCCggtgctggcggcggcgcggcgcggcagctcGGCGCTGCCCGCTGCCTTGCTGCGCCGGGGCGGCCTGGTGGACGGCCGCTGGGTGGAGGCGGCCGCCGCCTTCCCCGTGCGGGACCCGGCCAGCGGCGCCGAGTTAGGGCAGGTGGCCGACTGCGGCGTGGCCGAGGCGCGGGCGGCCGTGCGGGCCGCTcacggggccggcgccgcctgGAGCCGCCTCCCCGCCAAG GAGAGGAGCGCGCTGCTGCGCAAATGGTACGACTTGATGATTGAGAGTAAAGATGACCTGGCTAAGATAATAACAGCGGAGAAC GGAAAACCTCTGAAGGAAGCACAGGGTGAAGTTCTTTATTCAGCCTCATTTCTGGAATGGTTTGCAGAAGAAGCTCGCCGAGTTTATGGTGATGTCATTCCAGCATCtgcaaaagacagaagaatCCTGGCACTGAAACAGCCAGTAGGAGTGGCAGCTATTATAACCCCA TGGAATTTCCCCAGTGCTATGATTACCCGGAAGGTTGGTGCAGCTCTGGCAGCTGGCTGTACGGTAGTAGTTAAACCTGCAGAGGACACACCATTATCAGCCTTAGCTCTTGGAGAG CTTGCAAACCAGGCTGGAATTCCAGCGGGAGTGTATAATGTTGTTCCTTGTTCCAGAGAGCAGACACCAGCTGTAGGGGAAGTTTTGTGCACTGATCCTTTGGTAGCCAAAATATCTTTCACTGGCTCCACTGCGACAGGAAAG ATACTGTTGAAACATGCAGCTGGCACTGTGAAGCGAGTTTCCATGGAGCTTGGAGGACATGCTCCTTTCATAGTGTTCAATAGTGCCAATGTGGACCGTGCAGTTGCCGGAGCCCTTGCTTCTAAATATAGAAACTCAGGGCAG accTGTGTTTGCACAAACCGTTTCCTGGTGCAAAAGGGGATCCATGACAAATTTGTGGAGAAATTTGCTAAAGCCATAGAGAGCGAGCTACGCGTTGGAAATGGATTTGATGCAAAAACTACCCAGGGGCCACTGATTAATGAAAAAGCAGTGGAGAAG GTAGAGAGACACATTAGTGATGCAGTTTCTCAAGGAGCATCCATTGTGACTGGAGGGAAACGACACAGCTTGGGGAAGAACTTCTTTGAGCCAACGTTACTTAGTAACGTTAcaacaaaaatgctttgcaCCCAAGAAGAGACATTTGGTCCTTTAGCACCAGTTATCAA GTTTGAGACTGAGGAAGAAGCTATTGCTATTGCAAATGCAGCCAATGTGGGTTTAGCAG GATATTTCTACTCTCAAGATCCAGCTCAGATCTGGAGAGttgcagagcagctggaagTTGGAATGGTTGGTGTCAATGAAGGCATAATCTCCTCAGTGGAGAGTCCTTTCGGTGGAGTAAAACAGTCTGGCTTAGGACGAGAGGGTTCAAAATATGGCATTGACGAATacctagaaataaaatatgtctGCTTTGGAGGCTtataa